The genomic DNA TTAATTCCACAAACTTAAATTCCTGGCTGACCCAGAGACTTAATTCTTCACTTAACCGGGAGAGGTGCATCATTAAGATTGCACTATTACTTAAAAATTCGAGGGCAAAGTCCCGGTCTGAAACAGCATCAAGAGAATTCGTGTACAGTTTCTGAAAGCCAAGTTCGTCCGCCGTAAATTCTCGGTCAATTGGAAAGGTCGTGCCTGCCAAAGCAGCGGCACCCAAGGGTAATAAATCCGTGTGTTGTTGGTTAAATTCAAACCGTTCGTAGTCCCTTTGTAGCATGTTGAAGTACGCTAAAAATGACTGGGCTAACGAAATTGGTTGTGCATGTTGTAAGTGGGTATAACCGGGCATGACGGTCGTCACGTTTTCCTCCGCCAGCTTCACTAAAACAGCCTGGAAGTGTCGAATTTGCGCTAAAACCTTGGGTAACCGGCGCTTTACGTATAAATGAAAGTCCGTTGCAACTTGATCATTTCGGGATCGAGCCGTGTGGAGCTTGCCGGCGACTGGTCCAATTTTCTTAGTTAATAACGCTTCCAGGTTCATATGAATGTCTTCGTTAGCGGTTGAAAATTGGAGCTTGCCCGCGGCTAAATCCGTTTGTAGCGCTTCTAGTCCCGTCGTAATGGCGTGGACTTCATCTGCAGTTAAAATCCCCGTGTGCCCGAGCATCTTGACGTGCGCTAACGACCCGATGAGATCCTCTTCAGCCATCAGTTGATCAAAATGAATGGAAGCTCCAAAGTCGGAGCCGAGTTGATCCAGTTCTGCTTGAAACCGACCACCCCATAACTTTTTACTCATGATGTTCCTCCCGGTGAGCTACTTGGGCAGCAACTTCGGTTGGTAAGCCCCAGAGTTTAATAAAGCCCTTGGCTGCTTCTTGATCAAAGGAATCGGCAGCTGTGTAAGTTGCGAGGTCCTGATCGTACAAACTCCATTGTGATTGCCGCCCCAAAATTGTGATATTCCCCTTCCACAAGCTCAACCGTACTTCACCAGTTACAACTTGTTGACTGCTGGTCAAAAAGGCTCGAAGCGCCTGCATCAGTGGAGAGAACCATAATCCGTTATAAATTAATTCGCTTAATTGTTGTTCAACGGTGAGCTTATAGTGGGCTAAGTCCCGTTCCAAGGTCAGATTTTCTAAGGCTTGGTGAGCTTTAATTAACACCATTGCAGCCGGGGCTTCATAAATTTCACGCGACTTAATCCCCACCAGCCGGTTTTCAATGTGGTCAATCCGACCAACCCCATTCGTTCCGGAAATCTGATTTAACTGCTCGATTAACGGAGCAAATGCGAGCGCTTCCCCATTAATGGCTACTGGTTTTCCCTGCTGAAAACTGATTACTAACTCGGTCGGTTCGTCCGGGGCTTCAGCAATTGAATTGGTTAGCGCAAAGGCGTCTGCAGGGGCACTCACCCAGGGATCCTCCAGCACCCCCGCTTCGTTGGCCCGGCCCCAGATGTTGGCATCGATCGAGTATGGTGAATCCAGGTCGATTGGAATCGCAATGCCGTGGTCCTTTGCGTATGCAATTTCTTCTTCACGAGACCAGTGCCAGTCCCGCACCGGACTGAGCACTTCCAGCTCCGGAGCTAGGGCGTGAATGGCAACCTCAAACCGAACCTGATCATTCCCCTTCCCGGTGCACCCGTGTGCAATCGCACTGGCTCCAGTTTGGTGCGCAATTTCGACCAATTTTTGCACAATCAGGGGCCGTGATAGGGCCGATACTAGGGGATAAACGCCTTCGTATAGGGTGTTTCCCTGTAAAGCAACCGCTAAATAGCGGTCGGCAAACTCCTGCTTAGCATCAATAACGTACGCGGAAACGGCCCCGGTTTGGAGTGCCTTGGCCTTTAAAGCGGTGGCATCTTTTTCCTCACCCACGTTTACACAGGTAGCAACCACGTCATAGCCCTGGTCAGTCAACCAGGCAATGGCCACCGAGGTATCTAATCCGCCAGAATATGCTAATACTACTTTTGGTTTTGTCATTTTTAAGTCCTCCTTAGTCTACGATAATTTTATTAATAAACGCTTGGGTTCGTTCCGCTTGCGGATGTTCAAACAATGCTTGGGGCGGGTTCTTTTCCAAAAGATAACCGCCATCCATAAACCAGACTTCATCGGCGACGCGCTTGGCAAAGCCCATCTCATGGGTTACCACAATCATCGTCATGTCTTCGTCAGCTAATTCCTGCATCACTTGCAAAACTTCTCCAACCATTTCTGGATCTAACGCACTCGTCGGTTCATCGAACAGCATCACTTCCGGATTCATGGATAACGCCCGGGCAATTGCGACCCGTTGTTGCTGCCCCCCGGATAAACTAGCCGGATAAGCGTTAGCCTTTTCGGCGAGCCCGACTCTAGTTAGATACTTCATCCCAACTTGCTTGGCATCTGCTGCACTGAGATGCTTCACCCGCATGGGAGCGAGGGTTAAATTGTCGAGCACGGTCAAATTGGGAAACAGGTTGAAATTTTGAAAGACCATTCCAATTGACTCGCCGAGCTTGGCCAGTGCTTGTTGATTGGCCTTGGTTAAATCTGAACCTGCAAACCACACCGCGCCAGCCGTTGGTTGCTCCAGTTGATTAATGCACCGCAACAAGGTACTTTTTCCTGAACCAGAGGGACCGATGATGCAAATCACCTCTCCCTTTTGTACCGTACCGTTAATGTCCTTTAAGACCTCATTTTTACCAAATTGCTTTTGGACATGGTCAATTGTAATTAATGCGTTAGTCATGCTTCATCTTCCCTTCCCAGTGGTTTAAGAGTCTTGTAAGTGTAAAGGTAATTAAGAAGTAAATCGCCATTACCACAACGATTGGGGCAACCCCCCGATACGTATCCGCCCGGACTACGTTTAATTCATAAACGAGATCGGTAACCCCAATGATGGAAACAATCGAGCTTTCCTTAATGACGGAAATAAATTCATTACCAAGGGCCGGCCAAATGTTTTTAAATGCTTGCGGTAACACCACGAACCGCAGGGCATCTGATTTAGATAGTCCAAGGCTCTTCGCAGCTTCTTTCTGCCCGAGAGCAACCGAGTTAATTCCTCCTCTAATGATTTCACTAACGTAGGCAGCGCTATTCAGCGTGACAGCAATTATTCCGGCGGGTAAAGCGGGAATGTTGATGAGCATCCCTAACCCAAAGTAAACCAGTAGAACTTGCACCATCATGGGCGTTCCCCGTACCACTTCGACGTAACTAAGCGCCGGCCAGCTTAACCATTTAAGGTTACTCAACCGCATGAGTGCGAGTAAGACCCCAAGCATGATACCTCCGGCGACCGCACACACGGAAATTAAGAGGGTGTACTTTAAGCCATCAAAGAAGTATTTCCAGTAGTGCCACATCGAGGTGTTTGCGGTGTTAACCTGCATGTACTTTGCCGAGGTTTTTAAATACTGTGGCATCAAGTGGTGGTGTTGAATCCGATCCATCGACTGGTTCACGGCTGTCTGTAAGGAGGTTGCCCCCTTCGGCATGGCAACCGCAAAGCCTGTTTCCTTTTTATTCAATTTGTAATTAGCGGGAATCATTTTTAAGTCCGGATCATTTTCAACGTATGCTTGGGCCACCGGCTTTTCTACTCCAACCGCATCAACCTTATGGGTCTTCACGGCTAACACCAGGTCCGTGGTCTTATCCATGCTGACCAGTTTACTTTTAGTTAAATCCTTTTTGGCGAGGGTTTGTTGCATGGAACCAGTTTGGGTTCCCACCTTTTGCCCGGCTAAACTATGTTGATGCTTAAGTTTATGCTCGTCCGTCTTATTAATCAGGAAACTCTGGCCCCCGTAGTAATAAATTTTGGAAAAGTCGGCATTTTGCGCCCGCTCTGGCGTTGGATTAATACCTCCTAAGGCCAGGTCAACCTTTCCCGTTTGAACCGCCACTAAGACCGACGAAAAGTCCATGTTTTTTAATTCGAGCTTAACGTGCAAATCTTTCGCAATTTGCTTGGCGACTTCGATATCCATCCCCACGTCTTTGGAACGACCGTGTTCATTGACCTGAAACGCAAACGGCGGATAATCTGGGGCCACCGCCACCTTTAAGACGCCCTGCTGTTTTACCTTTTGTAGTGAGTCATCGGCGTGCACATTTTTCTGGATGAACGTACTTCCGAGAAAAAAGGTGACGACGACTAAGCTCCATTTAAGCCACTGTTTCTGCATCATTTGTTCCTCCCTGCTGGTTGATTTAAGTATGCTTCATTTTCTTTTCCCAATAATTTAGTACCCGTGTGAGGGTAACGGTCTGGATGAAGTAAATCACCATTACGACCACAATCGGAGCCACTTTCCGGTAGGTATCGGCCCGGACCACGTTTAGTTCCTAAACTAGATCAGGAACCCCGATAATTGACACGATTGAACTTTCCTTGATGACCGAGATAAATTCGTTACCAAGCGCTGGCCAACTGTTTTTAAAGGCCTGAGTAAGCTAACAAAGCGAAGGGCCTCGGCTTTCGTTAGTCCTAAACTTCGGGTGGTCTCTCTTTGCCCCTTTGCCACCGAATTAATTCCACCCCGGATGATTTCACTAACGTAGGCCGCACTGTTCAGGGTCACGGCAATGATCCCAGCGGGTAACGCAGTAATATTGATGAAGCCTCCCTTCTCCTTCACTCGTTGTAGCGAGTCGTCCGCGTACACGGAGCGGACCCAGATGCTAGCCCCGACAAGCACCAGCATTCCCACTAAGAACCATCTACGCCACTGTTTCTGCATCACCATTCCTCCAATTTCTAAACTTTACATTACGCCAACAAAAAAGGCGCCCCTTAGTCAATTAACTTGACTAAAGGACGCCTTGTACGCGGTACCACCTTTATTATGCTGACTAACCCGTCAACATCTCTCCCAATCCAGCTTCGAATCGTTGGCTCGATAATGGGAGCACCCAGTATGGTTTGTAATCGCATACAGCAATTAGGTGACGTTCAGCTAAGCGGTTCCGTGATGTTTTGCACCAACCAACATCTCACTGAGGTGGTTCAACTTAGCTTACTACTTCCTAACTAACGCTTTGTTTTTATAATTTTT from Fructilactobacillus ixorae includes the following:
- the argH gene encoding argininosuccinate lyase; translation: MMSKKLWGGRFQAELDQLGSDFGASIHFDQLMAEEDLIGSLAHVKMLGHTGILTADEVHAITTGLEALQTDLAAGKLQFSTANEDIHMNLEALLTKKIGPVAGKLHTARSRNDQVATDFHLYVKRRLPKVLAQIRHFQAVLVKLAEENVTTVMPGYTHLQHAQPISLAQSFLAYFNMLQRDYERFEFNQQHTDLLPLGAAALAGTTFPIDREFTADELGFQKLYTNSLDAVSDRDFALEFLSNSAILMMHLSRLSEELSLWVSQEFKFVELSDSYTTGSSIMPQKKNPDMVELIRGKTGRIYGHLMGLLTTMKGLPLAYNKDLQEDKEGVFDTVKTILPTLKIYTGMLQTMKINQAQMEASTKNDYSNATELADYLANQGVPFREAHAIVGQLVFKGLQEHRNLQDMDLTELQAASPLITADVYHVLQPEVAIERRNSLGGTGFKAIKTQIKQAQATLANED
- a CDS encoding argininosuccinate synthase, with protein sequence MTKPKVVLAYSGGLDTSVAIAWLTDQGYDVVATCVNVGEEKDATALKAKALQTGAVSAYVIDAKQEFADRYLAVALQGNTLYEGVYPLVSALSRPLIVQKLVEIAHQTGASAIAHGCTGKGNDQVRFEVAIHALAPELEVLSPVRDWHWSREEEIAYAKDHGIAIPIDLDSPYSIDANIWGRANEAGVLEDPWVSAPADAFALTNSIAEAPDEPTELVISFQQGKPVAINGEALAFAPLIEQLNQISGTNGVGRIDHIENRLVGIKSREIYEAPAAMVLIKAHQALENLTLERDLAHYKLTVEQQLSELIYNGLWFSPLMQALRAFLTSSQQVVTGEVRLSLWKGNITILGRQSQWSLYDQDLATYTAADSFDQEAAKGFIKLWGLPTEVAAQVAHREEHHE
- a CDS encoding amino acid ABC transporter ATP-binding protein, yielding MTNALITIDHVQKQFGKNEVLKDINGTVQKGEVICIIGPSGSGKSTLLRCINQLEQPTAGAVWFAGSDLTKANQQALAKLGESIGMVFQNFNLFPNLTVLDNLTLAPMRVKHLSAADAKQVGMKYLTRVGLAEKANAYPASLSGGQQQRVAIARALSMNPEVMLFDEPTSALDPEMVGEVLQVMQELADEDMTMIVVTHEMGFAKRVADEVWFMDGGYLLEKNPPQALFEHPQAERTQAFINKIIVD
- a CDS encoding ABC transporter substrate-binding protein/permease — encoded protein: MMQKQWLKWSLVVVTFFLGSTFIQKNVHADDSLQKVKQQGVLKVAVAPDYPPFAFQVNEHGRSKDVGMDIEVAKQIAKDLHVKLELKNMDFSSVLVAVQTGKVDLALGGINPTPERAQNADFSKIYYYGGQSFLINKTDEHKLKHQHSLAGQKVGTQTGSMQQTLAKKDLTKSKLVSMDKTTDLVLAVKTHKVDAVGVEKPVAQAYVENDPDLKMIPANYKLNKKETGFAVAMPKGATSLQTAVNQSMDRIQHHHLMPQYLKTSAKYMQVNTANTSMWHYWKYFFDGLKYTLLISVCAVAGGIMLGVLLALMRLSNLKWLSWPALSYVEVVRGTPMMVQVLLVYFGLGMLINIPALPAGIIAVTLNSAAYVSEIIRGGINSVALGQKEAAKSLGLSKSDALRFVVLPQAFKNIWPALGNEFISVIKESSIVSIIGVTDLVYELNVVRADTYRGVAPIVVVMAIYFLITFTLTRLLNHWEGKMKHD